From a single Natronorubrum tibetense GA33 genomic region:
- a CDS encoding ABC transporter ATP-binding protein gives MSTPDDPIGFGESDIAHGETLLEVDGLTKHFAADSGLLAGINLETDRFPPVSFGVDQVEAVDDVTFEIKKGETLGLVGESGCGKSTLGRTILRLLDPTDGTISFKGDDLADLSGEELRQKRSEIQMIFQDPQSSLDPRMKVGQIIEEPMGAHDMFDDEGREARAKELLEKVGLDPRHYNRHPHAFSGGQRQRINLARALSVDPDFVVCDEPVSALDVSIQAQVMNTMEELQEEFGLTYLFIAHDLSVIRHISDRVAVMYLGHIVELAEKEELFENPQHPYTKALLESIPVPDPRQSGVRGVLEGEVPSPQNPPSGCRFRTRCPRLIAPEEYDIGDEEWSHTRAFMRAVKRRTFEPMPAAEIRREFFDGDVPRGGAGEIVKDAIDLIATDREGGARDPDSGDDDIEENWGEATDLLLERFAERSICARERPAYDLESEHGSGTHFAACHLHR, from the coding sequence ATGAGCACACCCGACGACCCCATCGGCTTCGGCGAGAGCGATATCGCCCACGGCGAGACGCTCCTCGAGGTCGACGGCCTGACGAAGCACTTCGCGGCCGACTCGGGGCTGCTCGCGGGGATCAACCTCGAGACCGATCGGTTCCCGCCGGTGAGCTTCGGCGTCGATCAGGTCGAGGCCGTCGACGACGTCACCTTCGAGATCAAGAAAGGGGAGACGCTGGGGCTGGTCGGCGAATCGGGCTGTGGGAAGAGTACGCTCGGGCGGACGATCCTGCGGCTGCTCGATCCGACCGACGGGACGATCAGCTTCAAGGGCGACGATCTGGCCGATCTGAGCGGCGAGGAACTGCGACAGAAGCGCTCGGAGATCCAGATGATCTTCCAGGATCCACAGTCCTCGCTGGATCCGCGGATGAAGGTGGGCCAGATCATCGAGGAGCCAATGGGTGCCCACGACATGTTCGACGACGAGGGTCGTGAGGCGCGCGCAAAGGAGTTGCTCGAGAAGGTCGGGCTCGATCCGCGCCACTACAACCGACACCCCCACGCCTTCTCGGGCGGCCAGCGCCAGCGGATCAACCTCGCGCGTGCGCTGTCGGTCGACCCCGATTTCGTCGTCTGTGACGAACCCGTCTCCGCACTCGACGTCTCCATTCAGGCCCAGGTAATGAACACGATGGAAGAACTCCAGGAGGAGTTCGGCCTCACCTACCTCTTCATCGCCCACGATCTCTCCGTGATTCGCCACATTTCGGATCGCGTCGCGGTGATGTATCTCGGTCACATCGTCGAACTCGCGGAGAAGGAAGAGCTGTTCGAAAACCCACAACACCCCTACACCAAGGCCTTGCTCGAGTCGATTCCGGTCCCCGATCCGCGACAGTCGGGGGTTCGGGGCGTCCTCGAGGGTGAGGTGCCGAGTCCGCAGAATCCGCCCTCCGGCTGTCGGTTCCGGACGCGCTGTCCGCGACTGATCGCCCCCGAGGAGTACGATATCGGCGACGAGGAGTGGTCGCACACTCGAGCGTTCATGCGCGCGGTCAAGCGACGGACGTTTGAGCCGATGCCGGCCGCCGAGATTCGCCGAGAGTTCTTCGACGGTGACGTGCCACGCGGCGGGGCCGGCGAGATCGTCAAAGACGCAATCGACCTGATCGCAACCGATCGAGAGGGTGGGGCCCGCGACCCTGACAGCGGTGACGATGACATCGAGGAGAACTGGGGGGAGGCCACCGACCTGCTGCTCGAGCGGTTCGCCGAACGGAGCATCTGTGCGCGCGAACGGCCGGCCTACGACCTCGAGTCCGAACACGGGTCGGGAACGCACTTCGCGGCGTGTCACCTGCACCGGTAA
- a CDS encoding ABC transporter permease encodes MATTESQLDDQQPGAAEGGSADEEVEARVGWRYTLKKVKRDATARIGLYIVAFVIFIAAFAAIDSNLSRLTFGALSDYTAAQALPFFDHPTRIPPPGEGNPNQPPMFLDGGTLSQPLGTDPQGRDYFTRIVYGSQVSVSVGLVATAIGLIGGTIIGSIAGYYGGWVDDVLMRSVETVYAIPPLVLIIVFTVFVSGGSPDIQYAVIGVGIAFIPVFARIIRSRVLSVREMDYIEAARAAGVKDRNIIRRHVIPNSFAPVMVYATLQIGVTILIVAGLSFLGYGAQPPTPDWGEMLRIAHGRYMHANIWLSIWPGLAILVTIMGFNLFGDGLQDALDPRIKN; translated from the coding sequence ATGGCAACGACCGAATCACAACTCGATGACCAGCAACCGGGCGCCGCCGAAGGCGGATCGGCCGACGAGGAGGTCGAAGCGCGCGTCGGCTGGCGCTACACCCTGAAGAAAGTCAAGCGGGACGCGACCGCCCGAATCGGGCTCTACATCGTCGCGTTCGTCATCTTCATCGCGGCGTTCGCGGCGATCGATAGCAACCTCTCGCGGCTGACGTTTGGCGCGCTGTCGGACTACACCGCCGCGCAGGCGCTTCCGTTCTTCGACCACCCGACGCGGATCCCGCCGCCGGGCGAAGGGAACCCGAATCAGCCGCCGATGTTCCTCGACGGCGGGACGCTCTCCCAGCCGCTCGGGACCGATCCGCAGGGCCGTGACTACTTTACCCGCATCGTCTACGGCTCGCAGGTGTCGGTCAGCGTCGGGCTCGTGGCGACGGCGATCGGCCTGATCGGCGGGACGATCATCGGCTCGATCGCGGGCTACTACGGCGGCTGGGTGGACGACGTGCTGATGCGGTCGGTCGAAACGGTGTACGCGATTCCGCCGCTCGTGCTGATCATTGTCTTCACCGTCTTCGTCAGCGGCGGGAGTCCGGACATCCAGTACGCGGTGATCGGCGTCGGCATCGCCTTCATCCCGGTGTTCGCTCGGATTATCCGCAGTCGGGTGCTGTCCGTCCGGGAGATGGACTACATCGAGGCCGCCCGCGCTGCAGGGGTAAAGGATCGCAACATCATCCGCAGACACGTCATCCCGAACAGCTTCGCACCGGTGATGGTGTACGCAACGCTCCAGATCGGCGTCACGATCCTGATCGTCGCCGGCCTCTCCTTTCTCGGCTACGGCGCCCAGCCGCCGACACCCGACTGGGGAGAGATGCTTCGGATCGCCCACGGTCGGTACATGCACGCGAACATCTGGCTATCCATCTGGCCCGGCCTGGCGATCCTCGTGACCATTATGGGATTCAACCTGTTCGGCGACGGGCTACAGGACGCGCTCGATCCGCGGATCAAGAACTAA
- a CDS encoding ABC transporter ATP-binding protein: MSSEPLLRVENLKTQFFTETGTVRAVDGISFEVNEGEIVGLVGESGAGKSVASMSLLRLIEEPGEIVGGEITYKGETIFGLEEGPDGELRERDDMLSQSEMRERIRGREIAVIFQDPMESLNPVFTVGGQLREFIEINRDLSKEEAKTEAIRMLREVGIPDPEDRYEEYPHQFSGGMRQRVLIAMALACEPNLIIADEPTTALDVTVEGQILDLVDDLQDRYDTSFIWVTHDMGVVAEICDRVNVMYLGEIIEQAPVDELFYETKHPYTDALLDSMPRPDRTVGELDPIEGVMPEAINPPSGCRFHTRCRDAREVCTRVHPETLEVDQADGHPHRAACVKHDVFDVGYEESAPLETGEEAEGRVGETGTEENADAGSAVEEEQASTDGGSRRDRDSSAGGDQQR; encoded by the coding sequence ATGAGCTCCGAACCACTCCTTCGCGTCGAGAACCTGAAGACACAGTTTTTCACCGAAACCGGGACCGTCCGAGCCGTCGACGGCATCTCCTTCGAAGTCAACGAGGGCGAGATCGTCGGGCTCGTCGGTGAGTCGGGCGCCGGGAAATCAGTCGCCTCGATGAGCCTCCTGCGGCTGATCGAAGAGCCCGGCGAGATCGTTGGGGGTGAGATCACCTACAAAGGTGAGACCATCTTCGGCCTCGAGGAAGGTCCCGACGGCGAACTCCGGGAGCGAGACGACATGCTTTCGCAGTCCGAGATGCGCGAGCGGATTCGCGGTCGAGAAATCGCGGTGATCTTCCAGGATCCGATGGAGTCGCTTAATCCCGTCTTTACCGTCGGGGGCCAGCTCCGGGAGTTCATCGAGATCAATCGCGACCTCTCGAAAGAAGAGGCGAAGACCGAAGCGATTCGGATGCTCCGCGAAGTCGGGATTCCGGACCCCGAAGACCGATACGAGGAGTATCCTCACCAGTTCTCGGGCGGGATGCGCCAGCGCGTGCTGATCGCGATGGCGCTGGCCTGCGAGCCGAATCTCATCATCGCCGACGAGCCGACGACCGCGCTGGACGTCACCGTCGAGGGCCAGATCCTCGATCTCGTCGACGACCTGCAGGACCGCTACGACACGAGCTTCATCTGGGTCACCCACGACATGGGCGTCGTCGCCGAGATCTGTGACCGAGTGAACGTGATGTATCTCGGCGAAATCATCGAACAGGCGCCGGTGGACGAACTGTTCTACGAGACCAAACATCCCTACACGGACGCCCTGCTCGACTCGATGCCCCGGCCCGACCGGACCGTCGGCGAACTCGACCCCATCGAGGGCGTGATGCCCGAGGCGATCAACCCGCCCTCCGGCTGTCGGTTCCACACCCGCTGTCGCGACGCGCGCGAGGTGTGTACCCGCGTTCATCCGGAGACGCTCGAGGTCGATCAGGCCGACGGCCACCCGCATCGGGCGGCCTGTGTGAAACACGACGTCTTCGATGTGGGCTACGAGGAGAGTGCGCCGCTCGAGACGGGTGAAGAGGCCGAGGGTCGAGTCGGCGAGACAGGGACAGAAGAGAACGCGGACGCCGGGTCAGCTGTCGAAGAAGAGCAAGCCTCGACGGATGGCGGAAGCAGACGTGATCGTGATTCGAGTGCCGGAGGTGACCAGCAGCGATGA
- a CDS encoding ABC transporter permease, which yields MGLLRYTIYRLIQAIPVLIGISVITFVLANLAPGDPVRLMLQGQQADEELIRTIEQRYGLDQPLHVRYWNYMTGLVQGDLGYSIHRDRPVTDLMLERTGPTLLLVLSAYLFAILTAIPLGVIAAKRRNEPTDHISRIVALIGVSTPSFWIGIMLIIVFAVKLGVLPSAGLVYPWQPPEAAGHGSYLEHWIETIRHLILPMIALGTLQMATLMRVERTQMIESLQEEYVKLARAYGVPERTILRKHAFRSAQLPIITIIGLNLSTALGGAVLVETVFAINGIGRLFIEAIQQLDYQLIMGITMVLGFMFVIGVVITDISYAYIDPRVTYGERD from the coding sequence ATGGGACTGCTCCGATACACGATTTACCGACTGATACAGGCGATTCCCGTCCTGATAGGGATTTCCGTGATCACGTTCGTGTTGGCGAACCTGGCACCGGGCGATCCCGTTCGGCTGATGTTACAGGGCCAGCAGGCCGACGAGGAACTCATCAGGACGATCGAACAGCGCTACGGGCTGGACCAGCCGCTACACGTTCGCTACTGGAACTACATGACCGGCCTCGTACAGGGCGATCTGGGCTACAGCATTCACCGCGACCGTCCGGTCACCGACCTGATGCTCGAGCGGACCGGTCCGACGCTCCTGCTCGTGCTGTCGGCGTACCTCTTCGCGATCCTCACGGCGATTCCGCTCGGCGTTATCGCGGCCAAGCGCCGAAACGAGCCGACCGACCACATCTCGCGGATCGTCGCGCTGATCGGCGTCAGCACGCCATCCTTCTGGATCGGCATCATGCTGATCATCGTCTTCGCGGTCAAACTCGGCGTCCTGCCGTCGGCGGGGCTGGTCTACCCGTGGCAACCGCCGGAAGCGGCCGGCCACGGCAGCTACCTCGAGCACTGGATCGAGACGATCAGACACCTGATACTGCCGATGATCGCGCTGGGAACGCTCCAGATGGCGACGCTCATGAGAGTCGAACGAACCCAGATGATCGAGTCGCTACAAGAGGAGTACGTCAAACTCGCTCGCGCGTACGGCGTGCCTGAGCGGACGATCCTCCGGAAACACGCCTTCCGGTCGGCCCAGCTTCCGATCATCACCATCATCGGTCTCAACCTGTCGACGGCCCTCGGCGGCGCCGTCCTGGTCGAGACCGTCTTCGCGATCAACGGGATCGGACGGCTGTTCATCGAGGCGATCCAGCAACTCGACTACCAGCTGATCATGGGGATCACGATGGTCCTCGGGTTCATGTTCGTCATCGGCGTCGTCATTACGGACATCTCCTACGCGTACATCGATCCGCGCGTGACCTACGGGGAGCGTGACTGA
- a CDS encoding DNA polymerase II large subunit, which yields MREEDTRYFQRLESQLDEAFDVAERAKERGADPEPEVEIPVAKDMADRVENILGIDGVAERVRELEGEMSREEAALELAKDFAEGRVGDYETKAGKIEGAVRTAVALLTEGVVAAPIEGIDRVEILTNDDGTEFVNVYYAGPIRSAGGTAQALSVLVADYTRALVGIDQYSARQDEIERYAEELALYDKETGLQYTPKAKEAKFIAKNLPIMLDGEATGDEEVSGFRDLERVDTNSARGGMCLVMAEGIALKAPKIQRYTRNLDEVDWPWLQDLIDGNYADDEGDTADDGGADGDGDETESNAETDGSDGNADDADDEAVDESAGPPRADPSAKFLRDLIAGRPVFSHPSAEGGFRLRYGRARNHGFATGGVHPATMHLVDDFLATGTQIKTERPGKAHGVIPVDSIDGPTVKLANGDVRRIDDPEEALEIRNGVEKILDTGEYLVNYGEFVENNHPLAPASYVYEWWIQDMADAGADTQALEDDPRIDLEFPDADEALEWATEYDAPLHPQYTYLWHDISVETFCDLATTVADGCVENDSDGDGTLVIEYSESTAVALETIIIEHRQRPDEDRIEIDDWRPFARTLGCEPRQAVTDGAALDADGQDGVPSVELERTWSDGDLSERARTWGHETEGDNAIEAVNEVAPFEVRERAPTRIGNRMGRPEKSERRDLSPPVHTLFPIGEAGGAQRNVANAAKHAETMSDTPGVVEVQIGRNRCPDCETETFKNRCPECEARTKPDYRCPDCDQRIEPDEAGRVECGHCEREATCVENIDVDIHEEYRNALESVGERENAFEILKGVKGLSSNTKVPEPIEKGILRAKHDVSTFKDGTVRYDMTDLPVTSVRAAELDIDVGQLQALGYEEDMRGDPLTHEDQLVELKVQDIVLSDGAAEHMMQTADFIDDLLEQYYGLERFYEIDDRQELVGELVFGMAPHTSAATVGRVIGFTSAAVGYAHPYFHAAKRRNCDGDEDCVMLLMDGLLNFSTSFLPDQRGGKMDAPLVMSSRIDPSEIDDEAHNMDIVSQYPREFYLATLEQADPESVEIQMGEDTLGTDHEYTGFEHTHDTTDIAMGPDLSAYKTLGSMMDKMDAQLELSRKLESVDETDVAERVIEYHFLPDLIGNLRAFSRQETRCLDCGEKFRRMPLTGDCRECGGRVNLTVHKGSVNKYMQTAIQVADEYDCRDYTKQRLEVLEKALESIFENDKNKQSGIEDFM from the coding sequence ATGCGCGAGGAGGATACCCGGTACTTCCAGCGACTCGAGTCCCAGCTAGACGAGGCGTTCGACGTCGCCGAGCGTGCCAAAGAACGCGGCGCGGATCCCGAACCCGAGGTCGAGATTCCGGTCGCCAAGGACATGGCCGACCGCGTCGAGAACATCCTCGGGATCGACGGCGTCGCCGAACGGGTCCGTGAACTCGAGGGCGAGATGTCCCGCGAGGAAGCCGCCCTCGAACTCGCGAAGGATTTCGCGGAGGGCCGCGTCGGCGACTACGAAACGAAAGCGGGGAAGATCGAAGGAGCGGTTCGGACCGCGGTCGCCCTGCTGACCGAGGGTGTCGTCGCCGCGCCCATCGAGGGGATCGACCGGGTCGAAATTCTCACGAACGACGACGGCACCGAGTTCGTCAACGTCTACTACGCCGGCCCGATCCGCTCCGCGGGCGGAACGGCACAGGCGCTCTCCGTGCTCGTGGCAGACTATACGCGCGCGCTCGTGGGCATCGACCAGTACAGTGCGCGCCAGGACGAGATCGAACGCTACGCCGAGGAGCTCGCCCTCTACGACAAAGAGACCGGCCTCCAGTACACGCCGAAGGCGAAGGAGGCCAAGTTCATCGCCAAGAACCTCCCTATCATGCTCGACGGGGAGGCTACCGGCGACGAGGAGGTCTCGGGCTTTCGCGATCTCGAGCGCGTCGACACCAACAGCGCCCGCGGCGGGATGTGTCTCGTCATGGCTGAGGGGATCGCGCTCAAGGCCCCGAAGATCCAGCGCTACACCCGGAACTTGGACGAGGTCGACTGGCCGTGGCTGCAGGATCTGATCGACGGCAACTACGCCGACGACGAGGGGGATACGGCCGACGACGGCGGTGCGGACGGAGACGGCGATGAGACGGAATCGAACGCGGAAACAGACGGGAGCGACGGCAACGCTGACGACGCCGACGACGAAGCGGTCGACGAATCGGCCGGCCCGCCGCGAGCCGACCCGTCGGCGAAGTTCCTCCGTGATCTGATCGCCGGCCGGCCGGTCTTCTCCCACCCCAGCGCGGAGGGCGGCTTTCGGCTTCGGTACGGCCGTGCACGAAACCACGGCTTTGCGACCGGCGGGGTTCACCCCGCGACGATGCATCTGGTCGACGACTTCCTCGCGACTGGCACCCAGATCAAGACCGAACGACCTGGGAAGGCCCACGGCGTTATCCCCGTCGACAGCATCGACGGTCCCACGGTTAAACTGGCGAACGGTGACGTCCGGCGGATCGACGACCCCGAGGAGGCCCTCGAGATCAGAAACGGCGTCGAGAAGATCTTAGACACCGGCGAGTATCTGGTCAACTACGGCGAGTTCGTCGAGAACAACCATCCGCTCGCCCCGGCCTCCTACGTCTACGAGTGGTGGATTCAGGACATGGCGGACGCCGGTGCAGACACACAAGCCCTCGAGGACGACCCCCGAATCGACCTCGAATTCCCCGACGCTGACGAGGCCCTCGAGTGGGCCACAGAGTACGATGCGCCACTGCATCCCCAATACACCTACCTCTGGCACGATATCTCGGTCGAGACGTTTTGTGACCTCGCAACGACCGTCGCCGACGGCTGCGTCGAGAACGACTCCGACGGCGACGGCACGCTCGTGATCGAGTACAGCGAGTCGACCGCGGTGGCCCTCGAGACGATCATCATCGAACACCGCCAGCGCCCGGACGAGGATCGGATCGAGATCGACGACTGGCGGCCGTTCGCCCGAACGCTGGGGTGTGAACCCAGACAGGCCGTCACCGACGGGGCCGCACTCGACGCCGACGGGCAAGATGGGGTGCCCAGCGTCGAACTCGAGCGCACCTGGAGCGACGGGGACCTCTCCGAGCGCGCCCGGACGTGGGGCCACGAGACCGAGGGCGACAACGCGATCGAAGCGGTCAACGAGGTCGCTCCCTTCGAAGTCCGCGAACGCGCACCGACGCGGATCGGCAACCGGATGGGCCGGCCCGAAAAGTCCGAGCGACGGGACCTGAGTCCGCCGGTCCACACGCTGTTCCCGATCGGCGAGGCCGGCGGCGCACAGCGCAACGTCGCCAACGCGGCCAAACACGCCGAGACGATGTCCGATACGCCCGGCGTCGTCGAGGTCCAGATCGGCCGCAACCGCTGTCCGGACTGCGAGACGGAGACGTTCAAAAACCGCTGTCCGGAGTGTGAGGCCCGAACGAAACCCGACTACCGCTGTCCCGACTGCGATCAGCGGATCGAACCCGATGAGGCCGGCCGCGTCGAGTGCGGCCACTGCGAGCGCGAGGCCACCTGCGTCGAGAACATCGACGTCGACATCCACGAGGAGTACCGCAACGCCCTCGAGTCGGTCGGCGAGCGCGAAAACGCCTTCGAGATCCTGAAAGGTGTCAAGGGGCTGTCCTCGAACACGAAGGTCCCCGAACCCATCGAGAAGGGGATCCTGCGGGCCAAACACGATGTCTCTACGTTCAAAGACGGCACCGTCCGCTACGACATGACCGACCTGCCCGTCACGTCGGTTCGCGCCGCCGAACTCGACATCGATGTCGGCCAACTGCAGGCGCTCGGCTACGAGGAGGACATGCGCGGCGACCCGCTGACCCACGAGGACCAGCTAGTCGAACTCAAAGTGCAGGATATCGTCCTTTCGGACGGCGCAGCCGAGCACATGATGCAGACCGCGGACTTCATAGACGACTTACTCGAGCAGTACTACGGCCTCGAGCGGTTCTACGAGATCGACGACCGACAGGAGCTCGTCGGCGAACTCGTCTTCGGGATGGCACCGCACACGAGTGCGGCAACTGTCGGGAGGGTGATTGGTTTCACGAGCGCGGCGGTCGGATACGCGCATCCGTACTTCCACGCCGCTAAACGCCGTAATTGTGACGGTGATGAAGATTGCGTGATGCTGCTCATGGACGGGTTATTGAACTTTAGTACCAGTTTTCTGCCAGACCAGAGAGGGGGAAAAATGGACGCACCTCTCGTCATGTCCTCCCGAATCGATCCCTCCGAAATCGACGACGAGGCCCACAACATGGACATCGTCTCGCAGTACCCCCGCGAGTTCTACCTCGCGACCCTCGAGCAGGCCGACCCCGAATCGGTCGAGATCCAGATGGGCGAAGACACGTTGGGAACCGACCACGAGTACACGGGCTTCGAGCACACCCACGACACCACCGACATCGCGATGGGGCCGGATCTCTCGGCGTACAAGACGCTCGGCTCGATGATGGACAAGATGGACGCCCAGCTCGAGCTCTCGCGCAAACTCGAGTCGGTCGACGAGACCGACGTCGCCGAGCGGGTCATCGAGTACCACTTCCTGCCGGACCTCATCGGGAACCTCCGGGCGTTTTCCCGGCAAGAGACCCGCTGTCTCGACTGCGGCGAGAAGTTCCGGCGGATGCCCCTGACCGGGGACTGCCGGGAGTGTGGCGGCCGCGTCAACCTCACCGTCCACAAGGGCTCGGTGAACAAGTACATGCAGACCGCGATTCAGGTCGCCGACGAGTACGACTGTCGAGACTACACGAAACAGCGCCTGGAGGTGCTCGAGAAGGCCCTCGAGAGCATTTTCGAGAACGACAAGAACAAGCAGAGTGGGATCGAGGATTTCATGTAG
- a CDS encoding DUF7556 family protein encodes MATNPHAMASDDTVVGSIDSSSSSTDYVIADISADDAWLSMQVDDAPTLPAWR; translated from the coding sequence ATGGCGACGAACCCCCACGCCATGGCGTCCGACGACACCGTCGTCGGTTCGATCGACTCGAGCAGCTCGAGTACTGACTACGTCATCGCCGATATCTCGGCCGACGATGCCTGGCTTTCGATGCAGGTAGACGACGCGCCGACACTTCCGGCCTGGCGATAA
- a CDS encoding PPC domain-containing DNA-binding protein, with amino-acid sequence MNYRAVETESEYVARLETGADWRAEIESLANEVEADAAWFQALGAVQDAEVWFYDQDDCTYEAVEFDEPLEVASCVGNVSWLDGERFAHTHAVLSDPDGDALAGHLNEATVWAGELYMRVFADELVREYDETTELDLWL; translated from the coding sequence ATGAACTACAGGGCGGTCGAGACGGAATCGGAGTATGTCGCCCGCCTCGAGACCGGCGCCGACTGGCGGGCCGAAATCGAGTCGCTCGCGAACGAGGTCGAGGCCGATGCGGCCTGGTTTCAGGCCCTCGGTGCGGTCCAGGACGCCGAAGTCTGGTTTTACGATCAGGACGACTGCACCTACGAGGCCGTCGAGTTCGACGAGCCGCTCGAGGTCGCTAGCTGCGTCGGCAACGTCTCCTGGCTGGATGGCGAACGGTTCGCACACACCCACGCGGTCCTCTCGGATCCCGACGGCGACGCCCTCGCGGGTCACTTGAACGAGGCGACGGTCTGGGCGGGCGAACTCTACATGCGCGTCTTCGCTGACGAACTGGTACGCGAGTACGACGAGACTACCGAACTCGACCTCTGGCTCTGA
- a CDS encoding ABC transporter substrate-binding protein: MVSDQFTATRRRLLASGAAVSAAMVAGCIGGNGGPGDGGLLYTQEVNPEGDFDPVVSNDAYSAQVIHQVYDGLYEYDYDLELQPKLAVGEPEEEEDGERYIIEIVDDAEFHNGDPVTAEDVAHSFTAPVEEDTDNRPEYDFIDVDGTEAIDDHTVQIDLEHPYGPFETLTVATYVVNESVRTDDPDEYNTNPVGSGPFTFEDWTSDEYVELEAWDDYWGDPQPELESVRFEAAEDDAGRVSQILAGDTDAIATVPPEDWDQIDGEEGIEVHRTESPSYMYVAFNCNEGETTDADVRRGIAHAFSMSEFVDANLGDSGTPIASPIPPIVNEIWDFPTDEWQEASPEYDPDRAEELLEEGLDDPDDWNPTIIVPPDDVRIALGELIASRLDELGYDAEVQSLDFATLTDTYISGDADDYEMYILGWTGGPDPDVYLYNLFHEENAGVTQGHFYEGSDDFHDNILEARQIPDQEERREIYMDVIDEIVEELPAMAAYSEHNTIATQDYVNDMQPHPNVSYNPELVSDENNVSLDE, encoded by the coding sequence ATGGTATCAGATCAGTTCACCGCCACGCGACGGCGGCTTCTCGCATCGGGTGCAGCGGTCAGTGCAGCGATGGTTGCAGGGTGCATCGGTGGGAACGGAGGACCGGGAGACGGTGGACTCCTGTACACGCAGGAGGTCAATCCGGAGGGTGACTTCGATCCGGTCGTGTCGAACGATGCCTACAGCGCACAGGTCATCCACCAGGTCTACGACGGGCTCTACGAATACGACTACGACCTCGAGCTCCAGCCGAAACTCGCCGTCGGCGAGCCCGAGGAAGAAGAAGACGGCGAACGATACATCATCGAGATCGTCGACGACGCGGAGTTCCACAACGGCGATCCCGTCACCGCCGAGGACGTCGCCCACTCGTTTACCGCACCCGTCGAAGAAGACACCGACAACCGGCCGGAGTACGACTTCATCGACGTCGACGGCACCGAAGCCATCGACGACCACACGGTACAGATCGATCTCGAGCACCCTTATGGACCGTTCGAAACGCTCACCGTGGCGACGTACGTCGTCAACGAGTCGGTCCGGACCGACGACCCTGACGAATACAACACGAACCCCGTCGGCTCCGGTCCCTTCACCTTCGAGGACTGGACCTCCGACGAGTACGTCGAACTCGAGGCCTGGGACGACTACTGGGGCGATCCCCAGCCCGAACTCGAGTCGGTCCGATTCGAGGCGGCCGAAGACGACGCGGGCCGGGTCTCACAGATTCTCGCGGGCGACACGGACGCGATCGCGACCGTCCCGCCGGAAGACTGGGACCAGATCGACGGCGAGGAGGGGATCGAGGTTCACCGGACCGAGAGCCCGTCGTACATGTACGTCGCGTTCAACTGTAACGAGGGGGAGACGACGGATGCCGACGTCCGTCGGGGGATCGCCCACGCGTTCTCGATGAGCGAGTTCGTCGACGCGAACCTGGGCGACAGCGGAACGCCGATCGCCTCCCCGATCCCGCCGATCGTCAACGAGATCTGGGACTTCCCGACGGACGAGTGGCAGGAAGCCTCGCCGGAGTACGATCCGGATCGGGCCGAGGAGTTACTCGAGGAGGGCCTGGACGATCCCGACGACTGGAATCCGACCATCATCGTCCCGCCGGACGACGTCCGCATCGCGCTTGGCGAACTGATCGCCTCGCGGCTGGACGAACTGGGCTACGACGCCGAGGTCCAGAGTCTGGACTTCGCGACGCTGACCGACACCTACATCTCCGGCGACGCGGACGACTACGAGATGTACATCCTCGGCTGGACGGGCGGTCCCGACCCGGACGTCTACCTCTACAACCTCTTCCACGAGGAGAACGCCGGCGTCACGCAAGGGCACTTCTACGAGGGGAGCGACGACTTCCACGATAACATCCTCGAGGCCCGACAGATACCCGATCAGGAGGAACGACGCGAGATTTACATGGACGTCATCGACGAGATCGTCGAGGAACTCCCGGCGATGGCCGCCTACTCCGAACACAACACGATCGCCACACAGGACTACGTCAACGACATGCAGCCACACCCGAACGTCTCGTACAACCCGGAGCTCGTCTCCGACGAGAACAACGTCAGCCTCGACGAGTGA